The following proteins are co-located in the Camelina sativa cultivar DH55 chromosome 12, Cs, whole genome shotgun sequence genome:
- the LOC104729935 gene encoding F-box/LRR-repeat protein 15-like, with protein sequence MRIWCFSCFTDEEEDENSGRVKKQSSLATTAMENNNNGDGDFGENERVTRVSSWRLCEEMLAREEGEAAELERLWTSEIRLHQLVQGESSNAAPTAAAAADEDSTMEEADHDSHHKRAKVYSGLPECRSVSRVSSDAGNSGSSVERSVSFGIASSSRSDTDMFCQNFILNYSRKDGRKDDGDDNGSSDAEDFEVHIDLTDDLLHMVFSFLNHVDLCRSAMVCRQWRVASAHEDFWKVLNFENIRISIEQFESMCGRYPNATEVNVYGAPAVNALAMKAATSLRYLEVLTIGKGHISENFFQALGECNMLRSMTVNEGLLGNGAQEILLVHDRLRKLKITKCRVMRLSIRCPQLRSLSLKRSNMSQAMLNCPLLHHLDIASCHKLLDAAIRSAATSCPQLESLDVSNCSCVSDESLREIAQACANLHILNASYCPNISLESVHLPLLTVLKLHSCEGITSASMTWIANSPALEVLELDNCNLLTSVSLHLSRLQSISLVHCRKFTDLNLHSTMLSSITVSNCPALRRITITSNSLQRLALQKQENLTTLVLQCHSLQEVDLSDCESLSNTVCEIFSDNGGCPMLKSLILDNCESLTAVRFCNSSLASLSLVGCRAVTSLELKCPRIEQICLDGCDHLETALFQPVALRSLNLGICPKLSVLNIEAPYMVSLELKGCGVLSDAIIICPLLTSLDASFCSQLRDDCLSATTASCPLIESLVLMSCPSIGPDGLSSLNGLPNLTVLDLSYTFLMNLEPVFKSCIQLKVLKLQACKYLTDSSLEPLYKEGALPALEELDLSYGTLCQTAIDDLLACCTHLTHLSLNGCVNMHDLDWGSTSVQLIDYFGVYSCSENTQEPAETANRLLQNLNCVGCPNIRKVLIPPAACFYHLSTLNLSLSVNLKEVDLACSNLVLLNLSNCCSLEVLKLCCPRLASLFLQSCNMDEAGVEAAISGCSSLETLDLRFCPKISSVSMTKFRTVCPSLKRVFSSPNLLQD encoded by the exons ATGAGGATTTGGTGTTTCTCTTGCTTCaccgacgaagaagaagacgaaaacaGCGGCAGAGTGAAGAAACAATCTTCTTTAGCAACAACGGCCATGGAGAACAACAATAACGGAGATGGCGATTTTGGTGAAAACGAGAGGGTAACAAGAGTCTCAAGTTGGAGGCTGTGTGAGGAGATGCTGGCGAGGGAGGAAGGTGAAGCTGCTGAATTGGAACGCTTATGGACCTCTGAGATTCGGCTACATCAGTTAGTTCAAGGAGAGAGTAGCAATGCTGCGcctactgctgctgctgctgctgatgagGATAGTACGATGGAGGAAGCTGATCATGATTCGCATCACAAGCGTGCCAAAGTGTACTCTGGGCTTCC TGAGTGCAGGTCGGTTTCGAGGGTATCTTCAGATGCTGGGAATTCTGGTTCGTCAGTGGAGAGAAGTGTTAGTTTTGGCATAGCCTCTTCTTCCCGGTCGGATACTGATATGTTCTGCCAGAATTTCATCTTGAATTATAGTCGTAAAGATGGGAGAAAAGATGATGGAGATGATAACGGTTCTTCAGACGCTGAAGATTTTGAAGTTCATATTGATTTGACTGATGACCTCTTGCATATG GTGTTCTCGTTCTTGAATCATGTTGACCTTTGTCGCTCTGCTATGGTATGTCGGCAGTGGAGAGTAGCTAGTGCTCATGAGGATTTCTGGAAGGTCTTGAACTTTGAAAATATCAGGATTTCTATCGAACAAT TTGAAAGCATGTGTGGTCGCTATCCAAATGCTACCGAAGTGAATGTTTATGGTGCTCCTGCTGTTAACGCTCTGGCTATGAAAGCCGCTACCTCTTTGAG GTATCTTGAGGTCTTAACTATAGGAAAGGGTCATATCAGTGAAAACTTTTTCCAGGCATTGGGAGAGTGTAATATGTTGAGGAGTATGACTGTAAATGAGGGTCTTCTGGGAAATGGTGCTCAGGAAATACTCCTGGTTCATGATAGGCTACGCAAACTCAAAATTACGAAATGCCGCGTTATGCGCTTGTCTATTag GTGTCCGCAGCTCAGGTCTTTATCATTAAAAAGAAGCAATATGTCACAGGCGATGCTTAACTGTCCACTCCTCCATCATCTTGATATAGCCTCATGCCATAAGCTCTTGGATGCTGCTATCCGTTCAGCGGCCACTTCGTGTCCTCAGTTAGAATCACTAGACGTTTCAAACTGTTCTTGTGTCAGTGATGAAAGTTTGCGTGAAATAGCGCAGGCTTGTGCTAATCTGCATATTCTTAATGCTTCATACTGCCCCAATATATCTCTTGAG tCAGTACATCTTCCATTGTTGACTGTTCTCAAGCTGCATAGCTGTGAGGGTATAACATCCGCGTCTATGACTTGGATTGCTAATAGTCCTGCGCTAGAG GTTCTGGAGCTTGACAATTGCAATCTGTTGACATCTGTATCTTTGCATCTCTCACGTTTGCAGAGTATAAGCCTAGTCCATTGCCGCAA ATTTACAGATCTGAACTTGCACAGCACCATGCTTTCATCAATCACTGTTTCAAACTGTCCAGCGCTTCGCCGTATCACAATCACTTCCAACTCCCTTCAA CGATTAGCTCTCCAAAAACAGGAGAATTTGACAACATTGGTTCTGCAATGCCATTCCTTGCAAGAAGTGGATCTCTCTGATTGTGAATCATTGTCCAATACTGTTTGTGAAATATTTAGTGATAATGGTGGATGCCCAATGCTGAAATCATTAATTCTTGACAACTGTGAG AGCTTAACAGCAGTGCGGTTCTGCAATTCATCGTTAGCAAGTCTTTCCCTTGTTGGCTGTCGTGCTGTTACTTCTCTTGAGTTGAAGTGCCCTCGCATAGAGCAGATCTGTTTAGATGGATGTGATCATCTCGAAACTGCATTATTCCAGCCT GTCGCGCTCCGGTCTCTGAATTTAGGAATATGCCCAAAATTGAGTGTGCTCAATATAGAAGCACCTTATATGGTGTCTCTTGAACTGAAAGGTTGCGGTGTACTGTCTGACGCTATCATTATATGTCCTCTATTGACATCTTTAGATGCGTCTTTCTGCAG TCAACTGAGGGATGACTGTCTGTCTGCAACCACTGCTTCCTGCCCACTAATTGAGTCACTGGTGCTAATGTCTTGCCCTTCTATTGGCCCCGATGGCTTGTCTTCCTTGAACGGGCTCCCAAATTTGACTGTTCTTGATTTATCATACACTTTCTTGATGAATTTGGAGCCTGTCTTCAAGTCCTGCATTCAGCTGAAG gTGCTCAAATTACAAGCCTGCAAATATCTCACTGACTCATCACTGGAGCCACTATACAAAGAAGGGGCATTACCGGCACTTGAAGAGCTGGACCTGTCTTATGGAACTCTTTGCCAGACTGCGATAGATGATCTACTTGCATGCTGCACACACTTGACCCATTTGAGCTTGAACGGCTGTGTAAACATGCATGACCTCGACTGGGGTTCAACCAGTGTACAGCTAATTGATTACTTTGGGGTCTATAGTTGTAGTGAGAATACCCAGGAACCAGCTGAAACAGCCAATCGGTTACTGCAAAACCTAAACTGTGTGGGTTGCCCCAACATCAGAAAAGTGTTGATACCACCTGCAGCTTGCTTTTACCATTTATCAACGCTGAACCTTTCGTTATCGGTCAATCTGAAGGAGGTTGATCTCGCCTGTTCCAACCTGGTTTTACTTAATCTAAG CAACTGTTGCTCTCTGGAAGTATTGAAGCTTTGCTGTCCAAGATTGGCTAGTCTCTTTCTTCAG TCTTGTAACATGGACGAAGCAGGAGTTGAAGCGGCAATATCAGGATGCAGCTCACTCGAGACATTGGATCTCCGTTTCTGTCCAAAG ATATCCTCGGTGAGCATGACAAAGTTCCGAACAGTGTGCCCTAGTTTGAAACGCGTCTTCAGCAGTCCGAATCTTTTGCAAGATTAG